One stretch of Halobacillus litoralis DNA includes these proteins:
- a CDS encoding DUF378 domain-containing protein — MNWLNRVALLLVIVGAINWGLIGLFQYDLVAGLFGGGEQGAWLARVIYTLVGISGLIVISLYFSPIAEHEDAPASDPAE; from the coding sequence ATGAATTGGTTAAATCGTGTAGCACTTCTTCTAGTCATTGTTGGAGCGATTAACTGGGGATTGATTGGTTTATTTCAATACGATCTTGTTGCTGGACTTTTCGGAGGTGGTGAACAAGGAGCATGGCTTGCACGAGTCATCTACACACTTGTCGGTATTAGCGGACTTATCGTCATATCTCTTTATTTTTCACCGATAGCCGAGCATGAGGACGCACCGGCATCCGATCCGGCGGAATAA
- the deoD gene encoding purine-nucleoside phosphorylase — MTTHIGAKPGDIADKILLPGDPLRAKYIAENFLEDATCYNEVRGMYGYTGTYKGERISVQGTGMGVPSISIYINELMESYGVQKLIRVGSCGALQSDVKVRDVILASTSTTDSQMNRMVFGGIDFAPTADFNLLKNAYDAGTDKGLKLKVGNVFTSDSFYRDQAMDLFNLLAKYNVLAVEMETTALYTLAAKYNRQALSVLTVSDHILTGEETTAEERQTTFNEMIEVALEAAIQD; from the coding sequence ATGACAACACATATTGGAGCGAAACCTGGAGACATTGCAGACAAGATCCTTCTTCCTGGTGATCCGCTACGAGCGAAATACATTGCAGAAAACTTTTTAGAAGATGCGACATGCTATAACGAAGTACGAGGCATGTACGGTTATACAGGTACTTATAAAGGTGAAAGAATTTCCGTGCAGGGAACAGGCATGGGCGTTCCATCCATCTCCATCTACATTAATGAATTGATGGAAAGCTACGGTGTTCAAAAGCTGATCCGTGTCGGTTCCTGCGGTGCATTGCAAAGCGACGTTAAAGTCCGTGACGTCATCCTTGCATCTACATCCACAACCGATTCACAAATGAACCGTATGGTCTTCGGCGGCATTGACTTTGCACCGACAGCTGATTTCAACCTTCTTAAAAATGCGTATGATGCGGGAACAGATAAAGGGTTGAAGCTAAAAGTCGGTAACGTCTTTACCAGCGACAGCTTCTACCGCGATCAAGCGATGGATCTTTTCAATCTCCTCGCGAAATACAATGTGCTGGCAGTAGAAATGGAAACAACAGCGCTGTACACCCTAGCAGCAAAATACAATCGTCAGGCTCTATCGGTATTGACGGTAAGTGACCATATCCTTACAGGGGAAGAAACGACGGCAGAAGAACGCCAAACAACATTCAACGAAATGATCGAAGTCGCTCTAGAAGCAGCGATTCAAGACTAA
- a CDS encoding superoxide dismutase family protein codes for MRVLIGLSIALVFILAGCSGEERSPLKTSIYNADNDKIGTATLTEQPEGVEVQLKVEGLEPGMHAVHIHEFPKCEAPDFKSAGNHFNPLSKDHGLMNPKGAHVGDMPNVEADQSGMVDTKLMLPEAKLKEGQKSLLRDEGTSIVLHSGQDDGMTQPAGDSGDRIACGKITLKADEDETSDPTEPDKKQEE; via the coding sequence ATGAGAGTCTTAATCGGTTTATCGATTGCATTAGTGTTCATTCTTGCTGGCTGTTCGGGAGAAGAGCGTTCTCCCTTGAAAACGTCGATCTATAATGCCGACAACGATAAAATAGGCACGGCAACCCTGACAGAGCAGCCGGAAGGGGTAGAAGTCCAATTGAAAGTAGAAGGTCTTGAACCGGGCATGCATGCCGTGCACATCCATGAGTTTCCGAAATGTGAAGCTCCTGATTTCAAAAGTGCCGGAAATCACTTTAATCCCCTTTCTAAAGACCATGGTTTGATGAATCCAAAGGGCGCTCACGTCGGGGACATGCCGAATGTGGAAGCAGACCAGAGTGGTATGGTGGACACTAAACTAATGCTGCCGGAAGCTAAGCTGAAAGAAGGTCAGAAGTCTTTGCTTAGAGATGAGGGGACATCCATCGTGTTGCACAGCGGTCAGGATGATGGCATGACACAACCAGCAGGAGACTCAGGAGATCGTATCGCTTGTGGGAAAATTACTTTAAAAGCAGATGAAGATGAAACCAGTGATCCTACAGAGCCAGATAAGAAGCAGGAAGAATAA
- a CDS encoding NAD(P)/FAD-dependent oxidoreductase, whose protein sequence is MRNPNIVILGAGYGGIMTAVKLQKSLGANDANVTLVNKHSYHYQTTWLHENAAGTLHHDRTRIQIKDVLNTSKVNFVQDTVTDIKPEEKKVRLEDGELSYDYLVIGLGFEAATFGISGLKENAFTINSINSARMIRQHIEYNFAKYNNEAEKKQERLNIVVGGAGFTGIEFVGELANRIPELCKQYDIPRENVRIINVEAAPTALPGFDPELVEYAMNSLEARGVEFKIGAMIKEVTENKLVFEKDEQREEIETNTVVWAAGVRGNSLVEKAGFEANRGRTPVGEDLRPEGFDDVFIVGDCALIMNEETGRPYPPTAQIAIQQAEQTAANLTRLIRGDDHLEPFEPDLKGTVASLGHNDAIGVVFDDKKLFGWSATAMKKIIDNRYLLKLGGVPLVLKKGKLNFFH, encoded by the coding sequence ATGAGAAACCCTAACATTGTGATTCTCGGTGCCGGATATGGCGGGATCATGACAGCAGTGAAGTTACAGAAAAGCTTAGGTGCAAATGATGCAAACGTGACACTTGTCAATAAACATAGCTACCATTATCAAACGACATGGTTGCATGAAAATGCTGCGGGTACTTTACACCATGACCGCACACGCATTCAAATCAAAGATGTCCTCAATACGAGTAAGGTGAATTTCGTCCAAGATACCGTTACGGATATCAAGCCCGAAGAGAAAAAGGTACGGCTAGAAGACGGAGAACTCTCTTATGACTACCTTGTGATCGGCCTTGGCTTTGAGGCGGCCACGTTTGGAATCTCTGGTCTTAAGGAGAATGCCTTTACTATAAACAGCATTAATAGTGCGCGGATGATTCGTCAGCACATTGAATATAACTTCGCAAAATATAACAATGAAGCGGAGAAGAAGCAGGAACGCTTGAACATCGTTGTAGGGGGTGCCGGATTCACAGGCATCGAATTCGTAGGTGAGCTCGCAAACCGTATTCCGGAGCTTTGTAAACAATACGACATCCCGCGTGAAAACGTACGTATCATCAACGTGGAAGCTGCTCCAACGGCACTACCAGGATTTGACCCTGAACTAGTAGAGTACGCAATGAACTCCCTGGAAGCACGAGGCGTTGAATTTAAAATCGGAGCGATGATCAAAGAAGTGACAGAGAACAAACTCGTGTTTGAAAAAGACGAGCAGCGAGAAGAGATTGAAACGAACACGGTTGTGTGGGCGGCTGGTGTCCGTGGAAACTCCCTTGTTGAAAAAGCAGGGTTTGAAGCGAACCGTGGTCGTACCCCAGTAGGAGAGGACTTACGTCCAGAAGGTTTTGACGATGTCTTTATTGTCGGGGATTGTGCTTTGATTATGAATGAGGAAACGGGACGCCCTTATCCACCAACGGCGCAAATTGCCATTCAGCAAGCGGAGCAAACAGCAGCTAACCTCACTCGTCTAATTAGAGGTGACGATCACCTTGAACCATTTGAGCCAGACTTGAAAGGAACCGTAGCCTCTCTTGGTCATAATGATGCCATAGGCGTGGTCTTTGATGACAAGAAATTGTTCGGATGGTCAGCGACGGCGATGAAGAAAATTATCGATAACCGCTACCTGCTGAAACTAGGTGGCGTACCACTTGTCCTTAAAAAAGGAAAACTAAACTTCTTCCATTAA
- a CDS encoding YuzB family protein, producing the protein MNPLIEFCINNLISGSQEAKETLEKDPDLDVVEYGCLRNCGLCSQTLYAVVEGDRVMADTPDELVDKIYEHLDETL; encoded by the coding sequence ATGAATCCATTAATTGAATTTTGTATCAATAACTTGATCAGTGGATCGCAGGAAGCAAAAGAAACGCTTGAGAAGGATCCTGATCTTGATGTTGTCGAATATGGGTGTTTAAGAAACTGTGGACTATGTTCCCAGACGTTATATGCTGTTGTAGAAGGAGATCGTGTCATGGCCGATACACCGGATGAATTAGTCGATAAAATTTATGAACATTTGGACGAAACCCTATAA
- a CDS encoding HesB/IscA family protein: MILNITEAASHQIKEMMKEEEGEVRLRFGVKGGGCSGLSYAMGFEDEINEELDLVEESSGIPVVINRQDAAIVEGTTIDFKQNMMGGGFTIDNPNAIVSCGCGSSFKTATNAGTPDPNC; the protein is encoded by the coding sequence ATGATTCTGAATATCACAGAAGCCGCAAGTCACCAAATCAAAGAGATGATGAAAGAAGAAGAAGGAGAAGTTCGTCTTCGCTTCGGTGTTAAAGGTGGAGGCTGCAGTGGATTGTCTTATGCCATGGGCTTCGAAGATGAAATCAATGAGGAACTTGATCTTGTAGAGGAGTCCAGTGGGATCCCGGTAGTCATCAACCGTCAAGACGCCGCTATTGTGGAAGGTACGACCATCGATTTCAAACAGAATATGATGGGTGGCGGGTTCACCATTGATAACCCGAATGCGATTGTGTCATGTGGATGTGGATCTTCGTTCAAAACAGCAACCAATGCTGGAACACCAGATCCAAATTGTTAA
- a CDS encoding MalY/PatB family protein, producing MEHFEEVVSRKGTRSVKWDMAEDLYQDKEVLPMWVADMDFKTPSAVTKAIKERAEHGIFGYTIPDDKVKASITHWLESRHQWKIDPEWITYSPGVIPSLHMIIQSLTEIGDHIIIQTPVYPPFYSVIKDHGRHVVQNPLQLNEEQYEINFTDFEKKIKDHNVSMFILCNPHNPVGRVWKKEELQKMMDICLKYDVKVVADEIHADLIYHGHVHVPVASLSKEASKQTITCLSPTKTFNLAGLQASYVVIPDESNKKKVDRYFKNQGMLMLNTLGLTAMEAAYEHGEEWLEELMDVLKNHRDYVTHRFHNETSSIRVFPAEGTYLLWLDCRKLKMDQTELKRFMQKEAKVGLNDGASFGDEGEGFMRLNIAAPKPIIEDGVTRIIDAVKAQEQ from the coding sequence ATGGAACATTTTGAAGAAGTCGTTTCAAGAAAAGGAACAAGGTCCGTCAAGTGGGACATGGCGGAAGATCTTTATCAGGATAAAGAAGTGCTGCCGATGTGGGTCGCTGATATGGACTTCAAGACTCCATCAGCTGTAACGAAGGCTATAAAAGAAAGAGCAGAACACGGAATTTTCGGATACACGATTCCCGATGACAAAGTCAAAGCAAGCATCACTCATTGGCTCGAAAGCCGTCATCAATGGAAAATAGATCCAGAGTGGATCACGTATAGCCCTGGAGTTATTCCATCCCTCCATATGATTATTCAATCGCTCACGGAAATTGGTGACCATATCATTATTCAGACTCCTGTCTATCCTCCCTTTTATAGCGTCATTAAGGATCATGGAAGACATGTAGTACAGAATCCTCTTCAATTGAACGAAGAGCAGTACGAAATTAATTTCACTGATTTCGAAAAGAAAATCAAAGATCACAACGTCTCCATGTTCATCCTTTGCAATCCTCACAATCCTGTCGGACGCGTATGGAAAAAAGAAGAGTTGCAAAAAATGATGGACATCTGCTTAAAATACGATGTCAAAGTGGTTGCAGATGAGATTCACGCAGATTTGATCTACCATGGACACGTCCATGTTCCTGTAGCAAGTTTGTCAAAAGAAGCTTCCAAACAAACCATCACATGCTTATCACCAACAAAGACATTTAATCTAGCAGGGCTTCAGGCTTCATACGTCGTTATTCCAGATGAATCAAACAAGAAAAAAGTCGATCGTTACTTTAAAAACCAAGGCATGTTGATGTTGAATACATTAGGCCTCACAGCTATGGAAGCGGCCTATGAACATGGGGAAGAATGGTTAGAAGAATTAATGGATGTTCTGAAAAATCATCGTGATTACGTCACTCACCGCTTCCACAACGAAACATCTTCCATCCGCGTTTTTCCAGCAGAAGGCACCTACCTTCTATGGCTGGACTGTAGAAAACTGAAGATGGACCAAACAGAGTTGAAGCGTTTTATGCAAAAAGAAGCGAAAGTGGGCTTGAACGATGGTGCTTCTTTCGGTGATGAAGGGGAAGGGTTCATGCGCCTCAATATAGCCGCCCCGAAACCGATTATTGAAGACGGCGTCACCCGTATCATTGACGCTGTGAAAGCGCAAGAACAATAA
- a CDS encoding YuiB family protein, with the protein MNIVQFIVSMLLFFVLFFGISFLLNMILRSSWLMAFVYPIIVLFIVDDFSWTKYLSAPGTAFPTVFEQLSNLKLVDIVILASGFVGTIVAGIVIKKLRKSGYQMF; encoded by the coding sequence GTGAATATCGTGCAGTTCATCGTGTCAATGTTGTTATTTTTCGTGTTATTCTTCGGAATCTCTTTCTTATTGAATATGATTTTGCGTTCTTCATGGTTGATGGCCTTTGTGTATCCGATCATCGTGCTTTTCATCGTGGATGACTTTTCATGGACAAAGTATTTATCGGCTCCAGGGACAGCATTTCCTACAGTCTTTGAACAATTATCTAACCTAAAGCTTGTGGATATCGTTATCTTAGCAAGTGGATTCGTAGGGACTATAGTGGCTGGGATTGTAATTAAAAAATTACGTAAAAGTGGATATCAAATGTTTTAA
- the yugI gene encoding S1 domain-containing post-transcriptional regulator GSP13, with protein MSDKFQEGQVLEGKVTGIQPYGAFVALDEQVQGLVHISEVTHGYVKDINEHLSEGDEVQVKILNIDEKSNKYSLSIRATQEAPKAATRRPRKQAAPKQEESTAGFNTLKDKLEDWIKQSDDREKFRK; from the coding sequence ATGTCAGATAAGTTTCAAGAAGGTCAAGTATTAGAAGGTAAAGTCACAGGAATTCAGCCATACGGTGCGTTCGTCGCTTTGGACGAACAAGTACAAGGTCTTGTACACATTTCCGAAGTTACTCACGGCTACGTGAAGGATATCAACGAGCACCTATCCGAGGGTGATGAAGTACAAGTTAAAATTTTGAACATTGATGAGAAGAGCAATAAGTATTCTCTTTCTATCCGTGCGACGCAGGAAGCTCCAAAAGCAGCAACACGCCGTCCACGTAAGCAAGCAGCACCTAAACAAGAAGAGTCAACAGCTGGTTTCAACACGCTGAAAGACAAGTTGGAAGATTGGATCAAGCAATCCGACGACCGTGAGAAATTCCGTAAATAA
- a CDS encoding divergent PAP2 family protein codes for MLLDLVQNFPLWASIAAILFAQVIKIPIQFIASRQLNTSLAFSTGGMPSSHSAAVTALATGVGIEQGFGSSVFAIACVFSIIVMFDSTGVRRQTGEQAIMLNILLNDFNRFVSEAKSWQQKEGYQKKEELKELLGHQPIEVFFGGLTGILLTFLLHSLIY; via the coding sequence ATGCTATTAGATTTAGTGCAAAACTTTCCCCTTTGGGCGTCGATCGCTGCTATTCTTTTCGCCCAAGTGATTAAAATCCCTATTCAATTCATAGCATCTAGACAATTGAATACAAGCCTCGCCTTCAGTACAGGCGGCATGCCCAGCAGTCACTCCGCAGCAGTTACCGCACTGGCCACAGGTGTTGGTATTGAACAAGGGTTCGGCTCATCCGTTTTTGCGATTGCCTGCGTGTTCAGTATCATCGTCATGTTCGACAGTACAGGAGTAAGGCGACAAACGGGTGAACAAGCCATTATGCTGAATATCTTACTAAACGATTTCAACCGGTTCGTAAGTGAAGCCAAAAGCTGGCAGCAAAAAGAAGGCTATCAAAAGAAAGAAGAACTAAAAGAACTGTTGGGCCACCAGCCAATTGAAGTTTTCTTCGGGGGGCTGACAGGTATTCTGCTCACTTTCCTTCTTCATTCCCTGATCTACTAA
- a CDS encoding NAD(P)/FAD-dependent oxidoreductase, whose translation MSEKIYDITVIGGGPVGLFTAFYGGMREASVNIIESLPHLGGQLTALYPEKYIFDVAGFPKVRAQELVDNLEEQAMMFNPTISLNHEVVSVERMDDETIKLTTDKEVHYTKTIIITAGNGAFQPRKLKIEDTERFEETNLHYHVSNMDKFRDKKVMIAGGGDSAVDWALMLEPIAEQVTLVHRRDKFRAHEHSVSQLNESNVRIMTPFTPEKMIGDERIEQVELKEVKGDRVETIDVDDVIVNYGFISSLGPIKDWELEIEKNSIVVNSKMETNIKGIYAAGDICTYPGKVKLIASGFGEGPTAVNNAKAYIDPGARVQPKHSTSMFS comes from the coding sequence ATGAGTGAAAAAATATACGATATAACGGTAATCGGCGGTGGGCCGGTTGGTTTATTCACAGCATTCTATGGTGGAATGCGTGAAGCAAGTGTAAACATCATTGAAAGTCTTCCCCATCTAGGAGGTCAACTGACCGCTCTCTACCCAGAAAAATACATTTTCGACGTAGCCGGATTTCCAAAAGTGCGAGCACAAGAGCTTGTTGACAACTTAGAGGAACAAGCGATGATGTTCAATCCTACCATCTCTCTGAACCATGAAGTGGTTTCCGTTGAAAGAATGGATGATGAAACCATTAAACTGACGACAGACAAAGAAGTTCATTATACAAAGACCATTATTATCACAGCAGGAAACGGAGCTTTCCAACCACGGAAACTGAAAATTGAAGATACAGAACGTTTTGAAGAGACGAACCTCCATTACCACGTCAGCAATATGGATAAGTTCCGGGATAAAAAAGTCATGATTGCCGGCGGCGGAGACTCTGCTGTCGACTGGGCCCTTATGCTTGAACCAATTGCTGAACAAGTGACTCTAGTCCATAGAAGAGATAAATTCAGAGCACACGAACATAGTGTGTCACAGCTCAATGAATCCAACGTCAGAATTATGACTCCATTCACTCCTGAAAAAATGATTGGTGATGAACGCATTGAACAGGTGGAATTGAAAGAAGTGAAAGGGGATCGAGTAGAAACGATTGACGTTGATGATGTGATTGTAAACTACGGTTTCATCTCCTCCCTCGGTCCGATAAAAGATTGGGAATTGGAAATCGAAAAGAACAGCATCGTCGTCAATTCCAAGATGGAAACCAATATCAAAGGGATCTATGCAGCGGGGGATATTTGCACCTACCCTGGGAAAGTGAAACTGATTGCTTCCGGCTTTGGTGAAGGCCCTACGGCAGTTAACAACGCTAAAGCCTATATCGACCCAGGTGCTCGTGTTCAACCTAAACACTCGACAAGCATGTTTTCATAA
- a CDS encoding NifU family protein, producing MNEQVQEVLNKLRPFLLRDGGDVELVDVEDGIVRLRLMGACGNCPSSTITLKAGIERALAQEVP from the coding sequence ATGAATGAACAGGTTCAAGAGGTACTCAATAAACTTCGCCCATTTTTACTACGTGACGGTGGGGACGTCGAGCTTGTCGATGTTGAAGACGGAATCGTCCGTCTGCGACTTATGGGTGCTTGCGGAAACTGCCCAAGTTCCACAATCACTTTGAAAGCAGGGATCGAAAGAGCTCTTGCACAAGAAGTACCATGA
- a CDS encoding kinase-associated lipoprotein B, whose product MSDFPNGSFVKAHYKTGIYIGEVVEDRNRFYLVKVLAVVKHPMQGDLHNPGKTEEVFFHQRKALSYNEKANVQKEAVKPFEGEIPSYEDSLKEAVDALKTKLVRRETEFNQSAKKQLDDLEKQYFG is encoded by the coding sequence ATGTCAGATTTTCCAAACGGTTCATTCGTGAAAGCCCATTATAAAACAGGTATTTATATCGGAGAAGTCGTCGAAGACCGCAACCGCTTTTACCTTGTAAAAGTACTCGCCGTCGTTAAACACCCGATGCAAGGGGATCTTCATAACCCAGGCAAAACGGAAGAAGTCTTTTTCCATCAGCGGAAAGCTTTAAGCTACAATGAAAAAGCGAATGTACAAAAAGAAGCGGTTAAGCCTTTTGAAGGAGAAATCCCCTCCTACGAAGACTCTTTGAAGGAAGCGGTGGACGCTCTTAAAACGAAGCTTGTGAGAAGAGAAACGGAATTCAACCAGAGTGCGAAAAAACAGCTGGATGATTTAGAGAAGCAGTACTTTGGGTAA
- a CDS encoding 2-hydroxyacid dehydrogenase, producing the protein MTKPKVFITRRLPDEVVDPYKEHLDIEMWPSEVEPVSRQVLMEHAQSSQGLLTMLTENVDEQMLRKSNNLSIIANMAVGYDNVDVKTAETLDIAVTHTPDVLTETTADLTFGLLMATARRVVEASQYIKDNKWEHWSPLMLAGTDIHGKTIGIVGMGRIGEAVAKRAKGFGMNILYYNRSRKPEAEESHGASYADFKGLLEQSDYVVCLTPLTDETHHMFNKEAFHSMKKDAFFINASRGATVDEEALYEAIINKDIAGAGLDVFEQEPISSDHPLLSCPEVVCLPHIGSATKETRYNMMKLSLDNLVHHFQGKPLLTPVP; encoded by the coding sequence TTGACGAAACCAAAAGTGTTTATTACCCGCCGTCTCCCTGATGAAGTCGTGGACCCTTATAAAGAACACTTGGATATTGAGATGTGGCCAAGTGAAGTGGAACCTGTAAGTCGCCAAGTGTTGATGGAACATGCCCAATCTTCTCAAGGTTTATTGACCATGTTGACGGAAAATGTTGATGAACAAATGCTTCGAAAATCCAACAATCTGTCCATCATAGCGAATATGGCTGTTGGCTATGATAATGTGGATGTGAAAACAGCGGAGACATTAGATATTGCTGTAACTCATACACCAGATGTGCTTACGGAAACTACAGCGGATCTCACCTTCGGTTTGTTGATGGCTACAGCGAGGAGAGTCGTAGAGGCAAGCCAATACATAAAGGACAACAAGTGGGAGCATTGGTCTCCGCTGATGTTAGCCGGTACGGATATTCACGGGAAAACAATAGGTATTGTCGGGATGGGGAGAATTGGAGAAGCGGTTGCAAAAAGGGCGAAAGGCTTCGGTATGAATATATTGTATTATAATCGTTCTCGTAAACCTGAAGCCGAAGAGTCTCATGGTGCGAGCTATGCAGATTTTAAGGGGTTGCTTGAACAATCCGACTATGTCGTGTGTTTGACTCCTTTAACAGATGAAACCCACCACATGTTTAATAAGGAAGCATTCCATAGTATGAAAAAGGATGCTTTTTTTATCAATGCTTCCAGAGGTGCTACAGTAGATGAAGAAGCGTTATATGAGGCAATTATAAATAAAGATATTGCCGGAGCGGGGCTTGATGTGTTTGAACAAGAACCGATTTCCTCCGACCATCCATTGCTTTCATGCCCTGAAGTGGTCTGTTTGCCGCATATCGGTTCAGCTACGAAGGAAACAAGATATAATATGATGAAGCTTAGTCTGGATAACCTCGTTCATCACTTCCAGGGAAAACCGTTACTTACACCTGTTCCTTAA
- a CDS encoding helix-turn-helix domain-containing protein encodes MSTGNNIRKYRELKNFSKEDLAMKARIGVHTLESYETDERIPELDTILKISTVLDIPASELLENHEENSSEMDEELQNLIQEIGVKRSKLLLKKSP; translated from the coding sequence ATGTCCACTGGTAACAACATCCGTAAATACCGCGAATTGAAGAACTTCTCAAAGGAAGATCTGGCAATGAAAGCAAGAATTGGGGTCCACACTCTGGAAAGTTATGAAACTGACGAACGTATTCCTGAATTAGATACCATCCTTAAGATTTCAACGGTCCTTGATATCCCTGCCTCTGAATTGTTGGAAAACCATGAGGAAAACTCATCAGAAATGGATGAAGAATTACAAAACCTGATACAGGAAATTGGCGTGAAGCGTTCAAAACTCCTCCTAAAAAAAAGCCCGTGA
- a CDS encoding 3D domain-containing protein, translated as MITPRGDFMNKRTKSIFFILLFSFALYSTFTNVTNLSLSDFDEWISSKFKGETLEGETLLQKDRAFSEKSLKMKNAPQTYVSSAVIEAVELLEETIDFSQYPSHEVVATGYTAGYESTGKTPEHPGYGITYSGVNVKRDLYSTIAADLEMFPLGTVLFIPGYGYGVVADIGGAIKGNKLDLYFPTVNDVYNQWGKQTLNVYVVEEGNGQLSEEDFKKLNEDESLQVFRSQMSQ; from the coding sequence ATGATTACACCTAGAGGTGATTTCATGAACAAGCGGACGAAGTCTATCTTTTTTATTCTCCTGTTCAGCTTTGCTCTTTATAGTACTTTTACAAATGTAACAAACCTATCGCTCTCAGATTTTGACGAATGGATTTCGTCTAAATTCAAAGGGGAAACCTTAGAAGGGGAGACTCTTCTTCAAAAAGATCGAGCTTTTTCTGAGAAAAGCTTAAAAATGAAAAATGCCCCACAGACCTACGTATCGAGTGCGGTCATAGAAGCGGTAGAACTGTTGGAAGAAACGATTGATTTCAGTCAATACCCGAGCCATGAAGTTGTAGCGACAGGTTATACGGCGGGGTATGAATCCACAGGTAAAACCCCGGAGCACCCTGGGTATGGAATTACGTATTCAGGGGTAAATGTGAAGCGGGATTTATATTCTACCATTGCTGCTGATTTAGAAATGTTTCCGTTAGGGACTGTGTTATTTATCCCTGGTTACGGGTATGGAGTGGTTGCAGATATTGGCGGGGCCATCAAAGGAAATAAGCTTGATCTTTATTTTCCAACCGTGAATGATGTTTACAATCAATGGGGGAAGCAAACACTTAATGTTTATGTAGTTGAAGAGGGCAACGGTCAACTGTCAGAAGAAGATTTTAAGAAATTGAATGAGGATGAATCGTTGCAAGTCTTCCGCTCCCAAATGAGCCAATAA
- a CDS encoding YuzD family protein produces MGEHQEVRVAVYGADVKCASCVNAPGSKETYEWLQAAIGRKYNDSMVTYNYYDIQEEAQDGADPSIIQQLLDDELFYPLVLVENEIVGEGDPRLKNVYKALDKNGLHRKENS; encoded by the coding sequence ATGGGGGAGCACCAGGAAGTTAGAGTAGCGGTTTATGGAGCTGATGTGAAATGTGCCAGCTGTGTGAACGCACCTGGTTCAAAGGAAACATATGAGTGGCTGCAGGCAGCTATTGGAAGAAAGTATAACGATTCAATGGTTACCTACAATTACTATGATATCCAGGAAGAAGCTCAGGATGGAGCGGATCCTTCTATTATCCAACAGCTGTTAGATGATGAGCTGTTTTATCCTCTCGTCCTTGTTGAGAATGAAATTGTAGGCGAGGGAGATCCTAGATTGAAAAATGTTTATAAGGCCTTGGATAAGAACGGACTCCATCGAAAGGAAAATTCATAG